Proteins encoded within one genomic window of Columba livia isolate bColLiv1 breed racing homer chromosome 1, bColLiv1.pat.W.v2, whole genome shotgun sequence:
- the RASSF9 gene encoding ras association domain-containing protein 9 isoform X2, which produces MASNEREIVVWVCQEEKIVCGLTKRTTCTEVIQALLEEHQATFGEKKVLFGKPSDYCIVEKWRGSERVLPPLTKILRLWKAWGEEQSNLHFVLVKSDAFLSFPLWKTAEAKVVQNIEKQWDLSPANYMKMLPIDKQKKIVRKTFRKLAKLKQDSVQQERDNMETLIHLIISQDHTIHQQVLRMKELDMEIEKCEAKFHLDRVANDGENYVQESYLMINPSEAEQQGIRPDDQKDMHDYLSKSEGILQVEERLKHHKQLIEKLCAEIEREVHGLYTEKSGDDVCTEGAANAEPENSNLESVKYELEKSMKDGLRINSYLSCVQKELTYRDSLLQKKEKEYELLTEEFNLLHVKDSIEARLPSDEEPSKGSGISSNSIAAPDFVHRVTNLDINDTDSDTGISSTHSQDSEITSGDMVLLST; this is translated from the coding sequence ATGGCTTCAAATGAAAGAGAgattgtggtttgggtttgccAGGAAGAGAAGATTGTATGTGGCCTGACAAAGCGCACAACTTGCACAGAAGTGATTCAAGCACTGCTTGAGGAGCATCAGGCAAcatttggagagaaaaaggtCCTTTTTGGAAAACCAAGTGATTACTGCATTGTAGAAAAATGGAGAGGCTCAGAGCGAGTCCTTCCTCCCTTGACAAAGATTCTGAGACTTTGGAAGGCCTGGGGGGAAGAGCAGTCTAATTTGCACTTTGTGTTGGTGAAGTCAGATGCTTTCCTCTCATTTCCATTGTGGAAGACTGCTGAAGCTAAGGTAGtacaaaatatagaaaaacagtGGGACCTCAGTCCAGCGAATTACATGAAGATGTTGCCAATagacaagcaaaagaaaattgtCAGGAAGACTTTCCGGAAACTGGCCAAGCTTAAACAAGACAGTGTTCAGCAAGAGAGAGATAATATGGAGACGCTTATTCATCTGATCATTTCTCAAGATCATACCATTCATCAACAAGTCCTTAGAATGAAGGAACTAGATATGGAAATTGAAAAATGTGAAGCGAAATTCCATCTTGATCGTGTAGCCAATGATGGAGAAAATTATGTGCAGGAGTCCTATTTAATGATCAATCCTAGTGAGGCTGAGCAGCAAGGGATTAGGCCAGATGATCAAAAAGACATGCATGACTATTTGAGTAAAAGTGAGGGAATTTTACAGGTTGAAGAGAGACTGAAACATCACAAACAATTAATAGAGAAGCTGTGTGCTGAAATTGAAAGAGAGGTACATGGTTTATACACAGAAAAAAGTGGAGATGATGTTTGCACAGAAGGAGCTGCCAATGCTGAACCGGAAAACTCAAATTTGGAAAGTGTAAAATATGAGCtggaaaaaagtatgaaagatggTCTGAGAATTAACTCATACTTGAGCTGCGTTCAGAAAGAACTCACATACAGGGACTCACTGcttcaaaagaaggaaaaagaatatgaaCTTCTTACAGAAGAATTTAATTTACTACATGTTAAAGACAGCATTGAAGCTAGGCTTCCATCAGACGAAGAGCCATCCAAGGGCAGTGGCATCTCCAGTAACAGCATTGCTGCTCCTGACTTTGTTCATAGAGTGACTAATCTGGACATAAACGATACAGACTCTGACACTGGAATTAGCTCTACACACAGTCAGGACTCTGAAATAACTTCAGGAGACATGGTACTGTTGTCAACATAG
- the RASSF9 gene encoding ras association domain-containing protein 9 isoform X1, with translation MAPFGRNLLKTRHKNRSPNKDMASNEREIVVWVCQEEKIVCGLTKRTTCTEVIQALLEEHQATFGEKKVLFGKPSDYCIVEKWRGSERVLPPLTKILRLWKAWGEEQSNLHFVLVKSDAFLSFPLWKTAEAKVVQNIEKQWDLSPANYMKMLPIDKQKKIVRKTFRKLAKLKQDSVQQERDNMETLIHLIISQDHTIHQQVLRMKELDMEIEKCEAKFHLDRVANDGENYVQESYLMINPSEAEQQGIRPDDQKDMHDYLSKSEGILQVEERLKHHKQLIEKLCAEIEREVHGLYTEKSGDDVCTEGAANAEPENSNLESVKYELEKSMKDGLRINSYLSCVQKELTYRDSLLQKKEKEYELLTEEFNLLHVKDSIEARLPSDEEPSKGSGISSNSIAAPDFVHRVTNLDINDTDSDTGISSTHSQDSEITSGDMVLLST, from the coding sequence ATCTCCCAACAAAGACATGGCTTCAAATGAAAGAGAgattgtggtttgggtttgccAGGAAGAGAAGATTGTATGTGGCCTGACAAAGCGCACAACTTGCACAGAAGTGATTCAAGCACTGCTTGAGGAGCATCAGGCAAcatttggagagaaaaaggtCCTTTTTGGAAAACCAAGTGATTACTGCATTGTAGAAAAATGGAGAGGCTCAGAGCGAGTCCTTCCTCCCTTGACAAAGATTCTGAGACTTTGGAAGGCCTGGGGGGAAGAGCAGTCTAATTTGCACTTTGTGTTGGTGAAGTCAGATGCTTTCCTCTCATTTCCATTGTGGAAGACTGCTGAAGCTAAGGTAGtacaaaatatagaaaaacagtGGGACCTCAGTCCAGCGAATTACATGAAGATGTTGCCAATagacaagcaaaagaaaattgtCAGGAAGACTTTCCGGAAACTGGCCAAGCTTAAACAAGACAGTGTTCAGCAAGAGAGAGATAATATGGAGACGCTTATTCATCTGATCATTTCTCAAGATCATACCATTCATCAACAAGTCCTTAGAATGAAGGAACTAGATATGGAAATTGAAAAATGTGAAGCGAAATTCCATCTTGATCGTGTAGCCAATGATGGAGAAAATTATGTGCAGGAGTCCTATTTAATGATCAATCCTAGTGAGGCTGAGCAGCAAGGGATTAGGCCAGATGATCAAAAAGACATGCATGACTATTTGAGTAAAAGTGAGGGAATTTTACAGGTTGAAGAGAGACTGAAACATCACAAACAATTAATAGAGAAGCTGTGTGCTGAAATTGAAAGAGAGGTACATGGTTTATACACAGAAAAAAGTGGAGATGATGTTTGCACAGAAGGAGCTGCCAATGCTGAACCGGAAAACTCAAATTTGGAAAGTGTAAAATATGAGCtggaaaaaagtatgaaagatggTCTGAGAATTAACTCATACTTGAGCTGCGTTCAGAAAGAACTCACATACAGGGACTCACTGcttcaaaagaaggaaaaagaatatgaaCTTCTTACAGAAGAATTTAATTTACTACATGTTAAAGACAGCATTGAAGCTAGGCTTCCATCAGACGAAGAGCCATCCAAGGGCAGTGGCATCTCCAGTAACAGCATTGCTGCTCCTGACTTTGTTCATAGAGTGACTAATCTGGACATAAACGATACAGACTCTGACACTGGAATTAGCTCTACACACAGTCAGGACTCTGAAATAACTTCAGGAGACATGGTACTGTTGTCAACATAG